From the Planktothricoides raciborskii GIHE-MW2 genome, the window AGTTGCAACTATATTGAATCCCTATTAGGGATTGAAACTTGTACAGGATGCGGACTTATTTAAAGAGCTTGCAGTTGCAACTATATTGAATCCCTATTAGGGATTGAAACCCGAACCTTGAACCGGGTTCGGTGAACCCGTGAACCCAGGTTGCAACTATATTGAATCCCTATTAGGGATTGAAACCGACAGCGAGCGGCTAGACTTTGGTAAAACTCATCTAGTTGCAACTATATTGAATCCCTATTAGGGATTGAAACCAGAAATAAATGGTTAAACAATGAATAAAACAATGCGGTTGCAACTATATTGAATCCCTATTAGGGATTGAAACCCTGAAGCTTATTCGATGTGGCTGAATAATCAGGGGTTGCAACTATATTGAATCCCTATTAGGGATTGAAACGCCATTCAGGGATTTGGCTGTCCCGTCCAACTCGCTAGTTGCAACTATATTGAATCCCTATTAGGGATTGAAACTTAGGTGTAGAAGTAAATTCAACTTTAATTCTCTGTTGCAACTATATTGAATCCCTATTAGGGATTGAAACGCCGAGGACAATCGGACTAAGTATTATTTATACAAGTTGCAACTATATTGAATCCCTATATTGAAACAATCTGTGCTCGATGTATGCCGACATCTATATAGTGTGGTTGCAACTATATTGAATCCCTATTAGGGATTGAAACTCTCAGATGAAAGCTTTAACTAATCTTGTAACTTGTTGCAACTATATTGAATCCCTATTAGGGATTGAAACCGGATTTTTCGTGCCGCCAGAGTACCGCCACAAACTGTTGCAACTATATTGAATCCCTATTAGGGATTGAAACTTAGGTGTAGAAGTAAATTCAACTTTAATTCTCTGTTGCAACTATATTGAATCCCTATTAGGGATTGAAACGCCGAGGACAATCGGACTAAGTATTATTTATACAAGTTGCAACTATATTGAATCCCTATTAGGGATTGAAACAATCTGTGCTCGATGTATGCCGACATCTATATAGTGTGGTTGCAACTATATTGAATCCCTATTAGGGATTGAAACTCTCAGATGAAAGCTTTAACTAATCTTGTAACTTGTTGCAACTATATTGAATCCCTATTAGGGATTGAAACCGGATTTTTCGTGCCGCCAGAGTACCGCCACAAACTGTTGCAACTATATTGAATCCCTATTAGGGATTGAAACACAAATTATCAAAGTGCATTGCAAGCTAGTTTTGACTCGTTGCAACTATATTGAATCCCTATTAGGGATTGAAACAACAAAGAAAGCTTTTGCAGAATTGGAACTAGAAGGTTGCAACTAAGTAGGTAGGTACAAAAAATCCTATGTAAAGATAAGTAAAGACCAGTCAGCTCGTTGGAGGAAAAAATTATGGGCGCTCGTCTGAGAGTATTTCTGACCCCGGAAGAAGATCGAACCTTGTTTGAACTTAGAAAGGCAACCACTCTACCTCAAAGGGTAAAAGATAGAGCCTCCGTTGTCCGGTTGAATGCTGATGGATGGTATGTTGAAAAGATTGCGAGTCACTTTAACTGGTCTGTTGAGAGAGTCAGGGACACACTGCATCGTTGGGAGAAGAAGGGACTAGGGGGACTGTGGGACAAACCGGGCCGCGGAAACAAACCGAAGTGGAAAGAGGCTGATATAGCTTATGTAGAAGAATGTCTTAGGCAGGAGCCACGCACCTACAACAGTAAACAACTGGCTAAAAAACTGGCGGCAGAACGGCAAGTTTACCTAAGTCCAGATCGCCTCAGACGAGTTCTAAAAAAAAAGGGAATAATTTGGAAACGAACAAGAATCAGTCATAAAAGTAAGCAAGACCCAGAAGAAAAAAAGATAAAACAAGCCGATCTAGATCTGCTGGAATTCGCCGCAGCAGAGGGAGAAATTGACTATCAAGTATTTAGACGAGTCGGGGTTTTGTTTATGGAGTTCAGTCGGTTATACCTATTTTCCGTCCAAGGAACAGAAACGTCAGGAACAAACGCCAAGACGAGGGAGAAGACTGAGCATTTTAGGAATAATGCAACCAAAAGTGAGCTTTAATTATGGCCTTGCTATTGGAAGTTTTACCAGTAAATCTTATATGAAAATGATGGAAATAGAAGCGGATGAAGCGGCGGAAGAGTTAACCAAAACCGGACGAATTAGAGTAATAGTGCAAGACAATGGTCCGCTTCATAAAAGTTTAGAATTTCAAAAAAAATGGTCTTCATGGGAAGAGAAAGGATTGTACATTTTTTTACTCCCTAAATACTGTTCTGAAATGAACGAAATTGAATTAGAGTGGCAGCATTTGAAACGTGATGAATTGGCCGGACTTATGTTTGAAGATGAACTAGACCTAGCTTATGCGGTTATGGCAGGTGTAGAGACCCGAAGCGCAGAGGGAAACTATACAGCCAAACGGGTTAAGTTTAAGTCTGGCCTATCTTCTTAACATATCTTTACTTAGTCTTGATTTTTTTCACCTACCTACTTAATGGTTAAGTTTGAGTAAGTTTTAGAGATCGGTGAAGGCGATCCTAAGAATAGAATTAGCCATATTTTTTTCCTAAACTTACAGTCCAATATCTCAACATGATTTATTTGATAGATCAAAAAGCGATCCAATCACCGATCCAATCGCTTAAAAAATGCAAAAAAACGGGTCAACCCGCATTGGTTAACCCGAAAGGTTGGGAACGCGCTGTTGCCAGACTACTTTTGAACAACCAGCTTCACATTGGCGTTTTGCAAGCCTGGACGACGAACTTCCGTCAAAGCTTTATTCACCGCATACTTTTGATTAATCGAGTTGATTAGTTCAGTTTGGTTATGCTTCTTCGCCACACCCCAGAGGTCAGCGATCAGGTCAAAAGAACCATCACTGTTGCGAGACCAACCGAGGTCATAATCGCCTTCGAGCACCGCTACGATGTCCGCCCGAACCTGCTGTCCATTGTAGCCACGGACATCAGCTTCGGTCTTGATATTAATCCCCAGATCGCGCAGAGAGTTCTTGAGGATTTCGGCATCGGTGATTTTGGTGCGGAGAGTGCTAAAGTGAGACATTGGGATTTCCTCCAAAAAAATAAGCAATTCGACAAAAACGACAACGATTTAATCAACTGTCATTCCCGTGAAAACGGGAATCCACGACGATTCCGCATAAAATGCGGTTGTTTGATGCAATGCCAGCATTAGATATTGCTGACCTTTCCTCCTGTGGGAAGCAGGAGAAAACCTTTAGAACTCCATGCGCTGATATTCAGCCAGGGAGGACGCAGCCGGTCGCGCTCGCTGACGAGCCCAGTCGCGCAGAGCCGTGACTTGTTCGGTCATGGTCTTCGACAGCGGTAGCGTTGATTTGATCGCGGCAATAATATCCAACTGCGTAAACTCTCGATCTTGAGCAAATGCCTCATACATAGCAGCGATTACGGCTTGCTCAATTTCTGCTCCAGAGAACCCTTCAGACACCTTAGCTAGTTGATCGAGATCAAAACGCGAGATGTCTTTGCGGCGCTTGGACAGATGAATTTTGAAAATTTCTTGCCGTTCTTCGTTGTTGGGAAGGTCAACGAAGAAG encodes:
- a CDS encoding DUF1257 domain-containing protein, producing the protein MSHFSTLRTKITDAEILKNSLRDLGINIKTEADVRGYNGQQVRADIVAVLEGDYDLGWSRNSDGSFDLIADLWGVAKKHNQTELINSINQKYAVNKALTEVRRPGLQNANVKLVVQK